The genomic segment tttgtcattttgccatttctagggctgctcccatggcatatggaggttcccaggataggggtctaatcggagctgtagccaccggcctacaccagagccacagcaacgcaggatctgagccgcgtctgtgacctacaccacagctcatggcaacgccggatccttaacccactgagcaaggccagagatcgaacgcacaacctcagggttcctagtcggattcgttgaccactgagccatgaagggaactccatagcgTAGTTCTTTTAATGAGTGGGACTTGCAAGGGCAATGCTGcagtgcctcccctccccctctgtgtCTCCTGGCTCTCCTAGGAACTTCTGCTCCATAACAGAATGACAGCAGTGACCCGCAGCAGTGCTCTGCTGCTCACCTGAGTGTGAGGCCAAGTGTGGTGGATGATGGGGGTGAGGTGCAGTAAAACTATGCCTCCTGAGCAACATGCTCTATCCCTGCCCTGGTGGCCCGGGTAGGGGAAAGAAGTGCCCAGACAGGTCAGAGGGGAGGAACAGAGTCTGAAAAGTCCAGTCTGGGATCCAGACTGAGACAGAAGGGGAGCTGGAGATATTTATCTGGTCCTGCCCACAGAAAACCTAGGCCCAGGGGGCCCCTACTCTCCTGGTGGCATTCAAGGTCTCACCTTGCCCACCTGCTCTTTGTCGCCTCACATCTGTCACTGCAGCCAGGCTGTCTCCTAAGAGCCCACCCACCATGCTCCAGACTTCTCACTGCAATCTTCCTAATAACTCCACTCCAGCACCAGCTGCTCTCATTGTTCTGTCTCTCAGCCCTGCCACATGGTGAATTTCTGGAAGGTGAAGATTGAACCTTATTTCTCTGTAGGTCCCCCACAGGACTTAACTATGGCTGGCATAGGTGTGCAATGAAACGGCATTAAGCAACTGCATAAGATTAAGTGCCCCCTTCCTccagggcccaggcctggggctccctCCAGACCTTCGACCCAcctcttccccccaaccccccttcAGAAAATTTGCTGCTCTACCTCTATTTCTGTCCTTCTGCACCTGAAACCTTTGATTCTCTCTGCCCAGCTGGGCACTGACCCCTcacagcccagcacagagcaggaCACACAACAGAATGGCTGATGAAGAACGTCCTTCGTGATCCTGCCCGACACACCAAAGTCATACACAAATGGGTTTGGAGAAAGGCAGAGTCCACAGGAGGGAAGGGCCAATTCAATACCTTGCCTTGCTCACTTGGGGGCTAGCATACCACACACCCTTCCCTGCCTTCATACCTCCCACTTCCAATCTCTCCACAATCCTGGAACCCTAAAGGATTGGCCTGAAGGTGAGAAAAGAGTAAATGAGGAAGAGTCAATAGGTCACCAGAGGCACATCCCTACGGCTTCTATCTGTTGAGTTCCCCCACCCATATTGGTTCTGCCTCCTCCTGCTTAGCGCCCGCTGCCCCTTACCCCCACCAGCAGTGCCCCAGCCCATGGctgggccctgcccccaccttcaaTGGGGGAGTTGATGAGGATGACGCGGCCCATGGGcgatgaggctcggattccgcgGGGGGGCCCATTCAGCAGCCGCTGTTGCTTCCTCAGCAGGTATCGCGTTGCTGAGCCCGACTCGCTGCCCAGGTGGCCTCGGGAGGAGAGGGAGCTCAGAGAGCCGGAGCTTAGGTCTCTGAGGCCCAGTGGGTCGAAGCCCACTGCGAAACCACGCGCCATGGTGGCCAGACTGTGCGGGGACCCTACAGGTTCAGAAGGAACCTGCTAGCCCTCGAGAGGAAGGCCCCATTCGCCCTGGCTCTGTGAGCCTTCTGTGCAGACTGTGGCTTCAGAGACTGGGAGACCCCACTGCGTCCCAGGAGTATCTGCTCCAGGCCTGCGCAGGGAGAGCCAGGATTGGGGAACGGGAGAGAATGCCGCCCCTGCAGCCCCCaaaacctccctccctccccctggttTGTGCGTCCTCCCTGACATGCCGTAAGCCCCTCACTTCTCCCACCCATGACCAGAGAAATGCCCAGTTCCGGCACCACATGGGCTTTTGGAACTATTTATACAACAAGGTGGATGGGAACCCCTCTTTCACCCCTAGTTCCTGCTCTCAGCTGAGTCATCTGCTCCACAGGTCCCCCGTCCTCAGTAGAGGCggaaagagaggagacagaatTATCGTCAGCCCTAGGGCTTCAAGCAGTGTGAGAGAAACCGGGGCCAGGATAGTTCACTGCGCCGCCTCTCAAGTGTATGCGGGTAGAGGACTAGCCCCAAGGGCTTGGCCCTCGAGGGGCTCCAGGACGTGGCACAGCTGCAGCCAAAGGCCCCAGAGATTCCTCGGCCCCTAGAGATCCCCAGGTCCCAGGCTGCAGTCccctccacccctaccccccacccccccatccagGCTTGGGGGAAGGACTTGCTGTTGAGAGCCCTTCAACATACAGCGCAAAACCTGGAGCCAAGTTCCCCAAAGAAACTCCGGGACCCAGAACgcagcaccccacccccggcTCGGTCCTCCCGGCCCCTCTCACCTGCTTGCTTGTGCGGCCGCAGCCGGCCTCGCCCGCCCGCGGGCGCGCGCAATACCGCAGCAGCCCCGGAATCCCCGCCCACGACCCACGGAGGCGGCAGGAATGGGGCAGGCTAGTGCAGCCCCAGGCTCCCATTGGCTGGGAGCGACGCCAGTCATTCCTCCCACCGCCTCCCTTGGGTGCCCCTGACCGCAGTTCGCAACCTGGGCTGGGGTCGCTGGGTTCTACACACTCCAGCTGAGTTCGGATGCCCCACTCTGTACCACGAACTTAGGGCTGGGGCCTTGGCTTGCCCTGCTCCCGCTACCTGTACAGCTCAGGGGAGCCCAGAACCCTGTCTTCTCCAGGCCAAGCCAGCTGCCAGGACTCGTGGAATTGCCacccctctgcagtgacccctGAGGCCTCAGTGAGGATGTCACCCAGACAGCGGGGTGTGAGCCTGCGGTGGGCTGGAGCATGGGTGTGTGGCACGCATGCTCTGAGTGATGATTGGGTgagggtgcgtgtgtgtgtgtgtgtgtgtgtgtgtgtgtgtgtctgagtgctGCCTTCACATGCATCCTCCTTCTATATCAGAAAGAGTCTCTTTGGCCACCCAGTTCTGGAATGtatgcagggggggggggggcagctgatAACAGGACACTAGGAGGAAGAATCTTTTTGATCCACTTCCTTGATAGGACAGAGGGATCTTGAGATTTCCGCCCCTTCACACCCAGAGCAGGGACTGGGGCCAGGGTCTGCGAAGCAGGGGTAGAAATTGCGGGCATAAAGAAATTGGGCACCCCAGCGGAGTTAGAGGTTATAGAAGGGAGTAAGGAGGGGactaggaaggaggaaaggactGGGGACATAGAAGCGGCACAGGCACGAGAAGAACCAGACTGGTGCGAGTGCTGAGGTGCTGCGAGAGGAGCTTGTGGGAACCAGGAGAGGCGCCCAGGGGGGCAAGTAGGCAGAGGCCACTGCCAAGGCAGCCATCGAGTAAACAAGCCGGCGGTAACCCGAGTCCCTCCGAGCGCACCATCAGTGGATGCCCCTCCACGTCGCGCGCCTTCACCCTGGGCACCCAGACCCCTTGCTGAAGAAACCCGGTGCCTCCCGAGGGCAACCAAGGCACTGCGAGCAAATGGGGCAGCGCCCGccgctcctcccctcctctctcggGCTGGGGACAGGGCCAGAACTGATCCTGGAGTCGGGATTGGCTCTGGGAGGCACCGTAGGGCCGGTCTCGGTGGACCGGGCTGGGGGCGTCGCCCCTAATGATACCCAACGCCCCCAGGCTCTGCCAATCCCTGGCCACGCCAGGCGGAGGCGCCGAGGGAGCCCCAGCCTCTCAGGCTAGTGAGCGTCACACGTGACGTGTGCTTGATGGGTGTGAGGGCGGGGGCGACGGGCGCAGAGGAAGGCGGGCCTAAGAGCTGCCGAGGCCGGGAGCCGGGGAGCCCAGGAGAGCGTGAGTGCTCGCTGTGCCGGGCGGGGTCCGGGGGTCAGGAAAATAGCGGGTTGAGGGCTGGGAGTCAGAGAGGAAAGCTGCCTTGAAGTGCTCTCTCTTCAGCACACTTCCAGGCAGTGTGGGATTCAGTATCTTCGGCTCAAGGGAGGTCCATGGGGCCGGAGGGGAGGTTAGTTGGGGAAGGAATGTCGGGGTGGGGCTCTATGGATCACACAATAAAGTGTGTGCATCTGATAGAtatgggctgtgtgtgtgtgtgtgcctgcaagTAACGGTCTTTGTATGCAGGGCGTGTCCACTCCGTTTGTAAGTCTGTGTAGGGCATGTATGCTGCTGTCTTTGTGTGTGGGTATGTGAATATGAGTGTGCAAGGCAGCGGAGGGTGTGTCTGCCTGCTAGGGAGGAAGTGTGGTTGGAGAGGATTAGTCATTCTGTAGGATTTTGCCCAACACAGCCAGATGGCGGCTTCAGGCTTGCCTTTCTGGGCTGAATGGAGGGGTCACTTACTGAACCCTGCTTCTTTTGAGACCAGTGGCTCAGGGAGAGGTGGGATGGGTGTCTATGCCAGCCCTGCCCAGGTGGGAAACAAGGAGATCCTTGGGCCCTTCTGTGTGGGATGAGGAAGGTGGCTCTGGAGGGGGGAACTTGTGCGTGCATGCCTGTGGGCATACCTAGCTGGCAGGCTTCAGAGTCACCTTTTAGAGATCTGGAATAGATAAGCCTTAGAGTTGCCAATGAGCCCTTGCTCTCCTCCAGTCTGAGCCTGGGGTGTGGGATGGCTTATACCATCTTCCAAACAGCCTTAGGGGTTTGTATGTAGGCTCAGGGCAGCCAGGGCCTAAAGCTGACATGAACATGGATGTGTGATGCATATAATCTGCATGTTTGTGCATACAGAGCACATGAATAGCTGTAGAggatttgttgctgctgctgcatcAACCACACACATGTAAATCCTCACTCATGGAaatctgtgccaggccagagcaCAAGGACATCTGTTTTCCTGGCTCTGTTCTCCCGTGTCCCCTTCTGCTGTATCTGCAGGTCCCTGAGCTAGGACACTGCCTAGAAaacagctccccctcccccacatccttGTATCCAGAATCACCTTGAGCTCTAGAAGGGATTGGCAGTAAGCCCAGGGACCAGGGTAGGGCTACCAAAGTTGGCCCCATGTGGAGCCCTTGGGTCCTCTCTTTGGAGTCCTCTGACTCTGGTCCCTCCCTTGCAGAAAATGGGTGAGTTGCCCTTAGATATCAATATCCAGGAACCTCGCTGGGACCAAAGCACTTTCCTGGGTAGAGCCCGGCACTTCTTCACTGTGACCGACCCCCGAAATCTGCTGCTGTCTGGGGCACAGCTGGAAGCTTCCCGGAACATCGTGCAGAACTACAGGTGACTCCCAACCCCAACTGACCCAGGGTCTCCTTCCCTGCCATTAATAAAGTACCCTTTGCACCTGTCTCCCCTGTTccactcctccaccccaccccctactcCCTAGCCCTATCTGTTGGAATCACAGACAAGTAGGGCACGGAACGTTAACCCAAAAAATTTCAGGGTGTTTGGCTTGAGAAGGTAGTATTAATATTTATGGTCAGGGGGCTGCTCTAGGCTTCATACTTTACAAGGACCTGTTCCACTGCTGGGCCACCCTATACAAGGATAGAGGGGCTCAAATTTGGGTCCCAAGGAGGTaggagggcaggaggaaaaaCTCTTGCAACACCCTAGCCATTTGTGACTCGTTGGAAACCACCATTACTCATGACCCAGCATTTGGGCAGAGTCAGAAGGGCACCCTTCTATGTGTGGCTAAGAAGGGAAATAGCAATAGGAGCCTTCCTTCCGGGACAATTTAATTCTTCCCTAGAGGCAAGGAGCTTCTTTATTACGAGGTTGAGGGCCAAAGTACCTGATCCTATGCCCAGACTTCTCCTGAGCTGCGTGGGAAGGGCTTGGGTGGGGGGATCTGCCCCTAGAATTGCCTGTCTGCTCCTTGCCAACCCCTGCAGGGCCGGCGTGGTGACTCCAGGGCTCACCGAGGACCAGCTGTGGCGGGCCAAGTATGTGTACGACTCTGCCTTCCATCCGGACACAGGGGAGAAGGTGGTCCTGATTGGCCGCATGTCAGCCCAGGTGCCCATGAACATGACCATCACCGGCTGCATGCTCACCTTCTACAGGCAGGTTCTATCCTGTGTGTCTCCTCCCTGGGTGCTCTGTCCAAGCTAGAGCATAACTTGATGACTAGGCACTTCCGGTCTGGGCCAATTTGGGCAGAAAATAGTAGATGGGTGAGAGCTTGTGTTAgaatcccttcccttcctctgaaCTCGGTCCAGGGGTCCTCCCACCCCAGAGACCATGGGTGTGTTTGTGTAAGGATGACCATGCAGGGGTCACCGGAGCAGGTTCTAGGGTCATCAACAGGGCCTCCCCTGAGGGTTTGGGGCTAAGCTTTGGGGTTTTATGATTGGGGACCAAGGAGGAGGGACACTGTCGAAGTAAGCCTCTTTGTTCCCCCAGGAAGACCCCAACCGTGGTGTTCTGGCAGTGGGTGAATCAATCCTTCAATGCCATTGTTAACTACTCCAACCGCAGTGGAGACGCTCCCATCACCGTGGGGTGAGAGCTCATCCCCAGGGGCTCTTCTCCCTGCCCTCCGTTGCTCTCTCGTGTTCCCCAAGGGCCCATGTAGCCGGTGGCTCAGTGCCCTCCTCTCAGCCTGCCCCCACCCGCCACCGTCCTGGCTTGACTGAGGGCATGGGGTCTTCTCATGTATGCTTTGGGGGACCCAGTTTTCTTCAAGGGGAGTGACCGGGGCTTCCGGACAAGTCTATACGGGAGCAGGGGAGATGTTTCTCCACAATAAGGCCACCCTCCCACGCTCCATGTATTGAAGATTTGGCACATCCTTAAAGCAAAGAGCTACATTTGCATTGTTCACCTCCTGCCTTGTGTCCTGGCTCTTCCACCCACAGGCAGCTGGGAACAGCCTATGTGAGTGCCACCACTGGGGCTGTGGCCACGGCCCTGGGACTCAAATCCCTCACCAAGGTAAATGCCCTCCCCCATTGCACTGCCTCCCCGGTTCGTGCTtcacctgcctccttccccttcactcctccaccccaccctcagAGTTCCTCACCACCCCACGGCCCTTGGGGCTGCTAAGTGacatctcctccctcccccagcacctaCCCCCGCTGGTCGGCAGATTTGTGCCCtttgcagctgtggcagctgCCAACTGCATCAACATCCCCCTGATGAGGCAGAGGTGAGTGGTCCCAGCTGCTGGCAAACGCATGGCCAGAGGGCATGTAGGCACACCAGCCAGGCGCTTGAGCTGCCAGGCCCAGTCTCAGTCTGATGCTGGGAtcctggggaaggggcagagaacCAGCCTTTAAATCTAGGCCAtccggaattcccatcatggatccagtggttaatgagtccgactaggaaccatggggttgcaggttccatccctggcctcactcagtgggttaaggatccggcattgctgtgagccgtggtgtaggtcacagacactgctcggatctggcgttgctgtggctgtggtgtaggctggcggctgcagctccgattagaccctagcctgggaacctccatatgctgcgggtgcagccctagaaaagacacacaaaaaaggcaaaaaaaaaaagtaggccatCCGAGGGGATCCAGGGACTAGCTGCCCATGAGGGCCTTGCAGTTCAGGTGTGGGGCCTGTGATCTAACTCTCACCCCCTTCCTTTCTCAGGGAGCTGCAAGTAGGCATCCCCGTGACCAATGAAGAAGGTCAGAGGCTTGGCCACTCAGTGGCTGCAGCCAAACAAGGAATTTTCCAGGTGGTGATATCAAGAATCTGCATGGCGATTCCTGCCATGGGTGAGGCAGGGGTGGCTCGGTGGGGCAtgggaggctcagagagacagGGGTGCCATTATCCAGGGGTTTTGAGGATTACGGGAGCTGTAAGATtcaggggaagagggaagagctGTGAAGGGGGGTTCCCCGCTTCCTTAGGTTCCTGACTTTCACTCCACTAActccctctctgccctgctctgcctTCAGCCATTCCCCCCGTGATCATGGACAGTCTGGAGAAGAAAGACTTCCTGAAGGTAGGTCACTCTCAcctctcccattctggaagtagTGGTGGCTAGGAGCAGAAGTGACGAGTCCCCAACCTCCTCTCCAGCCTGTCCTGCGTCTAAGACTTGCCACCTGTTTGCCCCACCCCTGTTCCGCCCCTTGCAcctccattcactcattcagcaagaATGAACTGGGCTGGAATAAAGGAACACAGAGGGcgcaggaggagaagggaagggaaggaaagattcTGTCCGAAGGAAGCTGCTGTTACTCCAGAGGCCTCTGACACACCTAGGGAGGGACTGTCACTGTCACACTTAACATCATGCTCATGCGCTCACCTACAAACAacattgacacacacacacacacagaggctcacacatgcacaaacagGGCAGATCAGCAAGCCAGAGGAATATAAGCTCTGGCTCATCCGTTGAATCATTTATCCTCAAATATTTATCGGGTACCAACCATGCACATTGAAGGAACAGAATGGTGGCCTCCATGGTTGGAGCAAATAGAGAAGAGTGAGCAGAGCAGGAGATGTGTTTGGAAAGGGACAGATTCGTGCactgggatgggagggagggagtagaGGGTTGGAGGAGGCTTCCTGAAGAAAGCAGCTCCTGGAGGGAGTGTGAGGTGAGATTGGGTGGTGGGATGCTGGGGAGGGCATTGGCAAACCTCCAGTCCTGGTTGGAGTGGAGGGTGGTGATCTTGAGGTCCCAACCTGTTATGGGATTGGGAGAAAGAAAGGGGCCAGGTATCGGAGCCTCGTGGGCAGGGCTGATGGGATACagatagatgggtgggtggatggattgGGGTAGGGGGCGGGCAGGGGACACAGGCCCTTCCTTATATTATCTCTCTTCCCACAGCGCCGCCCCTGGCTAGGGGCACCCCTGCAGGTGGGGCTGGTGGGCTTCTGGTAAGTGTGCAGGGAATTAGCCAGAGTGTGTGGGAGTGTCCTTTCGGTGGTGGATGTGGGTGGGTGCTTTTGCTTTTAGAATATTTATGTGCACCATTCATACATTCGGCTGGTCGGGGCCTTGGGCATCTGTGAGGCATACTGTGTGTTGGGGGTGATCTCTGTCCTTTAAGGTCGAGAGTCTAGCAGAAGAGGTTCTAGTCTTCAGCCACCATGGAAACCATGGAAATATACCTTTTGGTACCATCGCAGAGCTTCTTGAACATTTAATTCCTGATTCTGTTTCTGGCCGTGGTACTCTGGGTCGCTGCTCTGGAGGCCTTTTCCTCAGCCAGAACCTAATGTCGCTGTTGGCTTTAATCAATCTCCATCCCGAGGGGATGTCTccagagatggggtggggtgcagggaaGGAACACCCTCAGATCAAGGCTTCACAAGCCTTTCCAATACTCTTCTTCCCCAGCCTGGTGTTTGCCACTCCCCTGTGCTGTGCCCTGTTCCCCCAGAGAAGGTAAGTgctgctgctgggctgggctgggggctctggACAGGTCTCCACATCTCTGGAAGCAGCCAATCTTGGGTTCCTTCAGTGTGTTCGGAGGAGGCCTGGCAGGCACTCAGCTTATTCTGGGGGCTGAGGGGATGACAATGATCTAGGCCTTCTGGCCTCCAAAGGAGAAGATTCAGCAGCCTGGTGGGGAGGAGGTGTGGTGATCCCTTAGCCTGAGTGGGGTGCTTTCAGCGGACACTCAGCCTGCCTGTGCTGTTCTGTTGCAGCTCCATACACGTGAGCAGGCTGGAGCCGGAGCTGAGAGCTCAGATCCACGAGCAAAACCCCAGCGTCAAAGTGGTTTACTACAACAAGGGGCTTTGAGGGAGGGTCAGCCCCCACCCACGCCCCCACCTCCTTGGGCTGCTGCTGTAGCAGAACCTTTCCATCGCTGCCACCTTCCCATCTGCCTGGTCCTGGGCAGGGGGCTTGGTGGAAGAGCAGCTGTTGGGACCAGCAATCCATTAGGCTGGGAGAGGTGCCCTCATAagcctttttctctcctctgatTTCAAAAAGCAGGGTCGCATAATCCCTTTCTCCTGTGCTAACGTGTCTACACATGTACATACGCGGTccgtgtgtgtgtacatgctcTCCGGGATGTCCTCATATCTGGCTTCCCTTTTTAACCTCCTGCTACCTGCCAACCAGCCACGCTACAGGACTTTCTTGCCTAACCTGTTCCACCAGCCAGGTCATTTCTGATGGGACCTTGACCCTTCTGTACAGAGGAGGAGCCCCAAAAATCTCAGGACAGAGACTGAGGGACATTAGCGGGCCAAACTGGGCTGAATCCTTCAGACTTCTGCTTCCTGGCTCTCAAAGCTGACTCAGGAACTGGGCCGGCGGCGGAGGAAAACATGTCGG from the Phacochoerus africanus isolate WHEZ1 chromosome 15, ROS_Pafr_v1, whole genome shotgun sequence genome contains:
- the SFXN3 gene encoding sideroflexin-3; the protein is MGELPLDINIQEPRWDQSTFLGRARHFFTVTDPRNLLLSGAQLEASRNIVQNYRAGVVTPGLTEDQLWRAKYVYDSAFHPDTGEKVVLIGRMSAQVPMNMTITGCMLTFYRKTPTVVFWQWVNQSFNAIVNYSNRSGDAPITVGQLGTAYVSATTGAVATALGLKSLTKHLPPLVGRFVPFAAVAAANCINIPLMRQRELQVGIPVTNEEGQRLGHSVAAAKQGIFQVVISRICMAIPAMAIPPVIMDSLEKKDFLKRRPWLGAPLQVGLVGFCLVFATPLCCALFPQRSSIHVSRLEPELRAQIHEQNPSVKVVYYNKGL